The genomic region CATCGCATTGCGTGGCTTGGCCTTGGGCGGTGCGGGTTTGCGGCTGAACCAGCTGAACAGAGACATGGCTTGCTTTCTTCGGAAATGCGCCGTAATAAATCCGAATTGAGTGTAACGTGGGGTGCGACGCCGCGAGTCCGTAGTCACCGCATACGCACCCAAACAGTGCGCAGTGTCAGGTGGCAGCAACGCGGCGTTTGCGGTTACCCAGTCGCTTGGCCAGAACGGAGCCAGCAGCCATGGAGAGGGCCAGCGCTACCGCGGGCTGGCGGTTGGCCAGTTCTGTAAAGCGCAACGCATGCAATGCCCAGAGTTTGGACGGTGCGCTGGTCTGCACTGTGGCCGTACGGGGCCGATGTGAGAAGAAGGCACCTTCACCCACCACCGAGCCAGGTCCTACCACGGCGAGGCGCAAACGCTCTTTCTCATCCTGATAGTGCACGCTGAGGCTGCCGCTTTCCACCAAATACAGGGTGCGGTCATTGGTGCCCTGCGTGAATACGGTATGGCTGGCGGGGAACACCATGGGCTGGAGATAAGGACCCACCACTTCCCACTGAGCGGGAGACAAGGGGTTGGTCATGGCATCGTCGGCATTGGCCTGGGCGATGGCCTCGATCAGGCCGCGAAGATCAACACGTGGGGCTGTGGGCGTTATGGCATTCATGGTGGTGCTGAAAGTACCTGCGTTACAGCATGGACACAAGCACTGCTTACGTCCGTTTACAACAAAGAAGAGCTACGTTGGCAGGGGAAAGCCCCCTCCAACGCGCTATTTGCCGATGCAGAAACTGGAGAAGATCACACCCAGAAGATCATCGGATGAAAACTCTCCGGTGATGGCTCCCAGCGCGTTCTGGGCCAGACGCAACTCCTCAGCCAACAAATCCAAGGCGGGAGAAGGTACATGCAACTGCATGGAGGCCTGTTCCAGATGGCTGTGGACTTTCTCCAGCGCCTGCACATGGCGGGCACGGGCGATGTAGACGCCATCGGGAGCAGACTGCCAACCGGCAATTTCCAGAAGTATCCGTCGCAGCACGTCCAGCCCATAGCCCGTACGCGCAGAAATCCGGACCGAACATCGGGGCGCCGTACCTTGCCCACTGGCGTCCGATTCCTCACTCTGCACGTCCGGCAACGCCACTTCAGCATCTGTCTTGTTCCACACGTCAATCACTGGGACCGATGCCGGTATCTTGTGCTGCATGGACGCAGCCACCATCGCATCGGCAGCCTGGTATTCGGGCAGATGCCTGCGGGAGAGATCGTGCAGAAAGAGGACTGCATCGGCTCCTTCGATTTCGTCCCAGGCGCGGGCGATGCCTATGCGCTCCACCTCATCCTCGCTCTCGCGCAAACCGGCCGTATCCACCACATGCAGGGGCACGCCCTCGATCTGTATGGTTTGCTGAACCTTGTCGCGGGTGGTGCCCGCAATGGGAGTGACGATGGCCAGCTCCGCCCCCGCCAGTGCGTTGAGCAGCGAGCTTTTGCCCGCATTGGGTTGACCGGCAATCACCACCTTGATGCCCTCGCGCAGCAAAGCACCTTGCTGCGCACGCTGACGGACTTGGGCCAAGGTGTGGTGCAAATGGTCCAGCTGCCCCTTGGCATCGGCTTTCTCCAGGAAATCGATGTCTTCTTCAGGAAAGTCCAGCGTGGCTTCCACCAGCATGCGCAAATGGATCAGCGCATCACGCAAACCATGGATTTCCTGCGAGAACGCACCGGTCAAAGAGCGGCTCGCACTGCGGGCGGCCGCTTCGGTACTCGCATCGATCAGGTCCGCAATGGCCTCAGCCTGGGCCAGATCTATCTTGTCATTCAGAAATGCACGCTCGGTAAATTCACCAGGCTGCGCAACGCGCAAACCAGGCAAACACACGGATGATGGATCGGCAGGCTGCGGGCTGGCCGCTGCCTGCAGGCACCTTGCCAGCAAAAGTTGCAACACCACCGGGCCGCCATGGGCCTGCAGTTCCAGCACGTCCTCGCCCGTGTAGGAGTGGGGGGCTGGAAAGTACAGCGCCAGCCCTTGGTCGATAGCTTGGCCCGCAGCATCGCGAAACGGCAGATAGGTCGCCTCACGGGGTCGCAGATCCCGACCACACAGGGCATGAACCAGCGGGCCCAGCCCCTTGCCCGAGACGCGGACTATCCCCACGGCGCCCCGGCCTGGGGCAGTGGCAATCGCAACGACGGGGTCTGTATGGCGGGCAAGCATGGCAGGACTTTACATGGGGTGAGGGTGAAAACGGGCTCTCAGAGAACCTGTTCAAAAACACCAAAGGCCGCTTGCGCGGCCTTTGGAAGGTTCATCAAACGTCAAAACACGTTTACTTGAACTTCGGCAGATTGAACTGCGGTGGCACACCCATGCGGGTATTGATGATCCACTGCTGAGCGATCGACAGCAGGTTGTTCGTGAGCCAGTACAGCACCAGACCTGCAGGGAAGAAGAAGAACATCACGCTGAAAATCAACGGCATGATCCACATCATCTTGGCTTGCA from Acidovorax sp. DW039 harbors:
- a CDS encoding cyclic nucleotide-binding domain-containing protein; the protein is MNAITPTAPRVDLRGLIEAIAQANADDAMTNPLSPAQWEVVGPYLQPMVFPASHTVFTQGTNDRTLYLVESGSLSVHYQDEKERLRLAVVGPGSVVGEGAFFSHRPRTATVQTSAPSKLWALHALRFTELANRQPAVALALSMAAGSVLAKRLGNRKRRVAAT
- the mnmE gene encoding tRNA uridine-5-carboxymethylaminomethyl(34) synthesis GTPase MnmE, yielding MLARHTDPVVAIATAPGRGAVGIVRVSGKGLGPLVHALCGRDLRPREATYLPFRDAAGQAIDQGLALYFPAPHSYTGEDVLELQAHGGPVVLQLLLARCLQAAASPQPADPSSVCLPGLRVAQPGEFTERAFLNDKIDLAQAEAIADLIDASTEAAARSASRSLTGAFSQEIHGLRDALIHLRMLVEATLDFPEEDIDFLEKADAKGQLDHLHHTLAQVRQRAQQGALLREGIKVVIAGQPNAGKSSLLNALAGAELAIVTPIAGTTRDKVQQTIQIEGVPLHVVDTAGLRESEDEVERIGIARAWDEIEGADAVLFLHDLSRRHLPEYQAADAMVAASMQHKIPASVPVIDVWNKTDAEVALPDVQSEESDASGQGTAPRCSVRISARTGYGLDVLRRILLEIAGWQSAPDGVYIARARHVQALEKVHSHLEQASMQLHVPSPALDLLAEELRLAQNALGAITGEFSSDDLLGVIFSSFCIGK